The window ATTTGTAGAGGTTATACTGAACTCATACTGCACTGCATACTACTAGTTGTAATTCCATTCATATTTGTGGTCCTCAAAGGACGACTGTGACATGGTTAtttacacacaggcacatttgtattgtacataaaaaaacaaaaggtaatGTTCAGATTGCCACAGGATTTACTTCTAGTAATTTTTGCCAAGAGTTTAGCACCAGTAGGGTACATTTACCACAGAGGAGCATTAAGATCATGGGTAGGTCACTTGGCATATTTGTATTATGTTACCTGCATGAGCTCAAATATCTCTTTCTGGGTGCTGCCTTGCTGCAGGAAGAAGCCGTATGGGTAAGAGCACTTCAGTACGCGCCGCGTCTTTAGCAATTCGCTCACACCGTCCTCAATGAACCGTGTGTCTGGAGGAGTGCCTTCACCTGCACCAAAACATCACACACGAGCACACATGTAACAAACCTCTGCTGTATTGTATATActttggaaaaaataataatactgacAATAAAGACACTAAGTGCATTCTCTGTCATTCTTGTAGTAACAAGCACATTCTTCTACATTATACTATAGAAGGGAATAATGtgttatgattaaaaaaaaaaaaaagccaaaacacagGCATATGTGTGGGTTTCTCTACATTGTCTGGAATAcaaagtaaatgtgtgtaacctaaaaaatataactgaagCTTATGTTTAAGTATTTAAGAGTAAAAGCACTGTCCTTTACAGAGAGAACCTTACAAGGAATTGATTTTCAGCAGACAAGCAGCTAACCCACACTCCATTCTAAAGCAGCTCTTCTCAACCACAGACTGAGATCACCATAGGGGAGACTTACGGCTAATGAAAGCTCGACtcagctgctccatcttctctttagctgttttcagcagcttCTGCTCCAACTATCACAGACAGAAGGCACATCCAAAATACTGTGATCCTGAGATTTAAATGTATGGATTCTCTGGTATTCCAGAAATTCAAGTCAGAAAGgaattattgtgtgtgtctttgtatattACCTTATAACTGTGTTCATGATTCTTGAAGCGAGTATAATAGTGCATGAAACGGTCCAGCTCCTGGAAACTTTTGTGCTTCTTTTCTGCCTGAATCAAAATACAACTTTAATTATGGCTTGGagtatgtgtctctgtgtgtgtgctgtaaagCACATGCTGCACAGtaattaatatataattattataatcaATACTATCTGACAGATGATATCATAGTAAACCTACAATTGTATGAGCATATCTGTGCATGTTCATAAGAGACTATGTGTTTTAGTGTGAGTGTACCTCTACAGTCATCTCCTTCGACTGCTCCTCCAGCTGTTGGATGACTTCGTAACGAGTACACCGGTAGTAGCCTCCTGTTGATGAGCTGTGCTTCTTCCACTCCTCCAGGCAGATCCAACAGAAATCATACTTACACTACAGggagaaacaaaatgaagattGTTTTACAACTTTAcctaaaacacagcacacagagggATAAAATGATTGGAAATATAAATAGTCAGTGACCAGACATTTTTATCTAAGCAAATGATGACACAGCTGAGAGAAATTAGTGTGTATACCTTGGCACACTGCATATGGTTGCAGCCCTCATTCTTCTGAATGGGTGACTTGCAGTTGGCACATGGTTTGGAGTTGGTCAGCAGCCACAGGCAGTTAGCAGCATCCTCATAAGCCTCGCTCACACCTGCCACTATGGGAGACACACAGTTAAGCAACATCTGAATTGTCCCACACCTGCTCTGCAATACACCCCCtagctcacacacatgcacacatttggcAACTATAATGACCTGCACACCTGCCACTCTGTTATAAAAACACAGACGCATCCTGGTAGGCCTtcctcacagctgctgttgacTGCTTTGCTGTGCTGCCAGCTTGTTCAAGTGAAACTAAAATGGTTCCTTGTAACACTGAAAATTcctggaaacacaaaaaaacagacttaCACTCTTCAGGCTTCATCTCTGTGACTTTCTGGAGCCAGTTCTTCCACATCTGACAGTCACATGGTTCATGGGCCTCACCAAGGCACTCCCTACAGGCAGGGAGGGTGATTAAACTACAGTGCACTGAGACAAAAGCAGTATAACAACTTGTCACTCTTACCTAGAAGGATAAGAGAGGGAGCTGCAAGATGTtaaatagtttctttttttttcttttaggttgtGTTTAACATAATTGCAGGTGTGTATTGTTTAAACAGCACATGAACCAGGTGTGCTCAACCATAGTACCAGCAGAAGAGGTGACCCTTGCCACAGTCGACAGCTGGTGAGGGCAGTAAAGGGAAACCGTTTGGGTCACTGTCACCAGGGCCTGGTCGGGTTAGCCGCACCGCACGCTCACAGCGTGCTGCGGGACACCAGCGGATCGCAGGATTGTTCTCCACAAAGGCctggagaaagggagaggaatgacaaaaaataaagaggTGATTGACAAGTGACTGTTTATCTGTGGGGTGTCTAATGTTTCTTGGACTGTATGCTGTGTTTCCACCTTGATGTCAAACTGCAGGTATCGCTGGTCCATCTCTCTGGAAACCACACTCTCTATCACATGTACTGGCACCAACTGGTAGCATTCATAAGCCGGGCAGAAGATATTGTGTGCATCACCCTCCTGAATCTTAACATTGAGGAACCtgagaacatgcacacaaatacaacacaatgaaaatgtaGCAGACACATAATAACATACCAAAGTATGCAGGAACATTttgcacacaccaacacaaggCCCTACCCCTCCCAGCAGGATCTGCAGAACTCATGGCCGCATGACATGTCCACTGGGTCCTCAAAGACGGAGATCGAGCAGAAACAGATTCCACACTGCAGGGAGACACCATACGCCATACACCATATGATAGTTTAATAAAACCTAGAATATTgacatatatatttgtattatataCTTGAAATTCTGTACTTCTTGTCACATCAGAGCAAAGAGTGGAAAGAAAAGATGTCAAAGATGTCCTATGACTCTTGATGCTGATGGAAGGCTAAAAACTCCAAGTTAAGTCATCAGTGTCTCACCATAGCCAGACCCTCCTCCCCAGGTGTGAGGCAACTGTCGGTGGGGGAGGTGAGGGTGAGTGTGAGGGGTGAGCGTGGGGTCCTGGGGGTTCGAGGTGAGGGTAGGGTGTCCCAAGCATTGAAGCCACTAGGAGGTGGGGTGGGCATGGCCACACCTGAGCGCTGACAGCAGCCCTCAGCATCTGACATCCAGGCCTCCAGAAGCTTTTCTCTGTCCCAGTCTGAGAAATCAAGGAGGTAAAACACAAGTTTAGAGAGTGCGAATCACACAGACCTGCTGTGAATGAACATTAGCATTCTCTAattgacaaacacacaccatgtGCTCGAAGCAGGGCCTCAGCAGTGAAGAGAGGGGCTTGCAGCATGTCTGCAGTCTCCACAATCAGCATGTCCTTCAGCCTCCGCAGGTCCTGAAGTTTCAGTCCCTCATAAGGCTGAAAGGACAGAGTGGGAGAAAtgtcaaacaaagaaaatacacagtgaggagcagagaagagaaaaactcTCACAGAGGAAGTGAGGGCACAAATTTATGAAACAGAACgaaacagaagaaaagctaTTAaccaaaaacatgaaaagtatGAGACTGAGATATGTTTAagtaaaaatgtgagaaaaatgaCTTTAGGATGATGGGCAGTGGGGGTAGTGGTGGGAAAGAGAGATTAAGTATTAGCATGGATTTGGCTGCAGGAAGGAAGATCAAACTGCTATCAcctggcagcagcagctactAGACGACTGTTCTGGTGCCCTCTGTTTAACTAGGACACCGAGAAACATGAGGTGACGTCTTTACATGTGTATTACTCTACCTCTAAGAACCAGTGACCTATCAGGTCAGAACTTTGTGAGAAAAGAAGGTATTTTGGCAACAAATTGGTGACAACATTAAGGTGAGTGGTAACAATTCTTGGGCTGCAGTGGTTACATACAAAAAAGATTCAAAATGTTGAGATATGTGAGAAATTTAATCGGCTCAGTGTATCCACAAATACAAGAGACACAGAGGACACAAGAAGGCTTGAGTCAGCAGCTACTTCAAATTGCTTGGCTGAACTCAAGCAAAAGCAAATGCTACACTCGATGAACATGAATGaataatataacataaaacAACCTTGAAACACCGATAGCACAACTGGTCTCCAATTTTCTTTATTGTAGGTTTCCACCAATCTCTTCACAATATTCCTCCAGGGAGCTATGTATTAGGGCTgaaactaataaatatttttattcacaatTTATCTGCTGGTTATTTTCTGGATTAACTGATCAATCACTTAGtctatgaaacatgaaacactaGCGGAATCCAATCATGGCAGCATCCAAAAGACCAAAGTGATGTCTTTAATGATTTGTAACAATTAGTTGCTGATGAATTTTCAATTATCAATGCGACTCATCTTTGCAGCTTTAGAATATATGTCTTTGGGAAGTTCCATTATCTACTGTATTCCCTGTGAAGTAAATGCATCAGATTTGCAACACTGACTAAGAACTGTGTctttaaaaagcataaaaataaaacaataataaaaaaaaaagtctagcCAGCAGGAAAACCCCAGATCTCGTAACTTCAGTCTCACCTCCTTGTATTGCAATAGGATGGTTTCAccatgtgcatctgtgtttgagtgctgagctgaagaggaggagaaaaccaTCTGTGACTCCAGGCTAAGGGCCAACTCTGTGTGGTGATGCCGCTCAGCATGGTCACATGGCGTCAACTTGTCCTCATCCTCCACAAAAAGGTCTGCCTCGCTCTGGATTAGCAGCTAGAGAGAGGgggcaaagagaaaacaaaagaaatggaaGAGAAATGGTACAATTGAGAGGAGTAAGAAATGCAAGGAACATGCGTCACAGggcaacaaaaagaaacaggaggaggaaaagtgtaaacaaatatgtgatgtagaaaaaagaaatatgagaaggatggatggatggagaaggATAGGCAGGCAGTAACATGGaaggaaagggagaaaaatgaaaaattaagaggaaggaagaaagtGAGCAAAACAACAGGAGCCAAAAGGATGTTTTCgaaaaatgaataaaggatAAAAGGTGTACATGAAGGCAGAGGTGTGAATGAAGTTTATAAAAGATGtgaagaggaaagagggaagGGCACACACAGGTGGAGAGAAATGTGTTCAAACTTTTTATCTTATCTGACATTTTCTGGGTTGTTTTTCCTCAGGCTGTGCTCAATTCCATTTTCAATTCAGGACGTGTATTTTCTTATTCAAAAGCTGTAAAATCTCTAAAAACAAGGGAGCAAGCACTACTAGGATCTGAcaataaagaaacacaaagctgaTGCTCCTGATGCAGCGATAGGAACATTCCCGTCTACAGATTTTACTGGCTACAAAAGCTTTGCCAAATCCCACCTTAAACAATACCAACGGATCTGCCACACACAAATGGCAGATCATCCTAATGTGTGTGCCAGTGGCGtgcacacactttctctcaccTCCACACAGCTCTTCATGCCTGCAGCCGCAGCGTAGTGCAGGCAGGTGCTGTGGTGGTTGTCGGTGGCGTTGACATTAGCCTTCTCATACTGGCCTCCCTCCAGCCGTGCCCCAGTCCAGCTCAGGATCATCTGGCAGCACGGGAACccgcaaacagacacacacatacacaacattaTTTGTATGTCAACAGCAATAACTTTGTGCTATTCACTTTCCTTCGCACCAGCATGTAGTTGTATGTGTGTACTCCAAACTATATTTGTCTGTGCTAGGGTGTTTGTACCTGCAGGCAGTCTGCACGGCGCTGCTCATCCCTCTGTGGTCGGGCTAGCCGTGGCGACAGCGCTCCctctggcagcagcaggatCTGTGGGCCTTGGCACAGCACGTGGAGGCACGTCTCATTGTGCACATTTCGCTTGTTGGGGTTTCCCTCTTTGCTGAACAGGAAGGACCTACATGGTGTAGGCAAAAGAagggattaaataaaaaacgaGAAGGAATAAGAACAAAGCTAGAAGCTTAGAAGTACGATGGATTGAGGAGAAAGAAGTGACCGCAATAGAAAAAGGCTTAAGACAGAAACAGATGGAAGGAGTGGAGATGACAAACAAAGTACAATATTGAGAATTGTGAGATGCTGTAGGTAAAAAAAAGATGGTGGTTGGAGGGAGGGGAAACTACATTAGACTATTGGCAATTTCTGTTTAACATCTCAGAGATAATGGACATGCTGACTggcagacatacacatacacacacccagatGGTGATGGATGTGTCACTTGCACTGGAAGTCTGGCTGTGGTTGCAGTTGTGTTTGGTAAAtagtttttctctgctctttgtcaaaTCCGTCATTTACTGATGGGTTTTCCATTCTTTTATTTGGCTCCACCTATCCTGTTTATTCCTCTTCACGTTTCTCTCCATTTCCATTGTGCTAAAAACTGACGGAGCTGGATTTCTATCCTATACTTGCTATTTTCTCATTCTCCACAATGGCCTTTTGAattgtctttcatttttcttctttctacaTCATCATATGGCAGCTGCTTGTATGGGAGAAATTGGTTTCTTTGTCTGCTTCTCTAGTCCCTCTGCAGTTTGGACACAGCAGTGGCCCTTATTGAATTTGTGCATGAATGTTTCATTATTGCTCATCCCTTCAGTCTATTATTCCACTACTGTCATGCTCTTCCACTTTTGACCTTCTTATCCTGTCAGCCACAAGTCCCTGCAGCCTCCCCCTAACGACAGCATGCTGCCAATTTATGCACACAGCAATAATCACTAATTATTCCCCTCTCAACTACAACTCAGCACCCCCCACCTATAcgcaaatacatacacacacaaagcctgATGTTCAATGATGGCATTAATATCAGTCTGCTAGAAACAGAAGGCTAGGAGACGTCATGTTTTGCACTCAGTGTCGTTTTGGCCACTAATATAGCGAGAACAGGAAATCCcaggaaaacataaacacaacttTGAAGGGAAAACTTCAAATAAGCTTTACAACTTAGCTTCttcaaacaacagaaaatccATTGTTCAGAATGATCAAAAAAGTCATAGttgttatttacatatttgtaagACAGTGTAATCAGTTGTTCTGGAGGAAGGCGTCCACTTCCTGAAGTACGCCTACTTTTCCAGGAATGGGTTTACTTGAGATTTCCCAATTTGCACATCTCATGGGATTACCAGCCAATCCAACCCACATAGGCAATAGCGAATAAATATGAAGGAGATACATGTTATAAATAATCTGAAAAACAGACCCCGCATCCACCAGCCCACGCTCGTCCTCTATGAGTCGTTATTTTGTCTGCGATTTCTCAGTCGTCTATCTGCTTGTCTCTGCCCAATCGACATGTTGGAACAAACAAGAATTTCCTCTGATACTTATCAGGAGCAGAGCGCTGCGTTCCGCACGCCTCTCCGGCCCATTATAGGTTAGTAGGAAAAGGACACAAATAGCACACCAATTGATTCACTGTGTTATATTCACAAACTCGAACACATTAAGCAGTTGTGGAGTCACAGCCCCCCTTCCCCCCCTCCAAAACACCTGTGTACATACGTGCAGATGCACAGATAATTGAGTGGCCTTTTCAAACAGCTTCCTGTGACCCCCCGCCCCTCCCCTCCCCATAATCATGGAAAGAAAGCACaacagaggggaagagtgtgATGAGGAGTAGGAGGTCTGGACGGCTATTGAGTCACTGAATCAGCTGTCTCAGTCATGGCCAGCAGCCTGATTATCCCTGCAGGGGGTAAAACCCTACACTGGTGTGTGGCTCTTTGTATATTCTTTAATTTGACACCTTTCACTGAGTTTGGGTTAGACTTGCGTTAGTGAGTCCCCTTTATTGTTTCTCTTGAGCCATTATAGAAGGGAAGGTGGGCTGTTGTCTAAGTGTAATTCCCTCAATGCAATTCACTAGTCTTTCATTAGAGCCTCTGTGTCTGCTAAGTGAACAGATCTTTTTCCACATCCAGTTTCCAGTTTGTAAAATACTGCAGGCTTTCTGTAAAAATCAGACCCTTAACTGTTCATATTTTGCGACTCAGGTGGTCATTCATTGGTCATTTTTGAAGCTGTAGTTTgcagtttttaaacaaatgtactCGTATATGTGTTGGTGAAGGCCAAACTGTGCCTGAGTGCCACTCTTCCTAAAAGCTAATGCATTTTTCCAGTGCATTTTCTCATCATTTACATAATCTGACAGTGCATGTGAGTGGCCTCTATGGACCTCTGTACAGTAAGTTGCCTTACTTgtcttaaaaacacaattatgaAAATGGTGACCCTCATAAATCTATTAAATCTGACATCCTGCTAATTGTTATTCAATTTAATATGACTCACTGGCTTTGTAACTGCGTTAGATAACTGCTTAACGACGTTAAAAACCACAGCCTCAAAAATGACTGTCAAATTCAATAGGATTCTCAAACAAatccaaacttaaaaaaaaaaaaaaaaaaaaagataaaaaaaaagataaaaaattgGGTATTACCTGAGCAGACGTGTCATGGCGTGGCGGCAGACGTAGTGCAGGGGCGTATTGTGCTGGTACTGCTCTCCATATGATGCGTTTGGGTCCAGGCCATCCCTGAACTGAGGATTGCCCTCATACAGCTGCCAGGCCAGGGCCTCGTCGCCACTCACCAGGGCCTTGCGGAACTTGGTGGCTGTGTTGCCCATGGCTCCAAGCTAATACAGGGCTGCCTAAAGGGAGATGTGGCAGATGCccgtctgcctgcctgcctacgcctcccctctcctcctcctgttcctcctcccACGTTGACCACAGGTCACAACTTAGAGCAACATGGTTCAGCGTTTTCCTGCCCTGTAAGTAGGAAAAAGGGGGGAAAGACTGATTAGAGGAAAACAACAGTGGAAAGAGGGATACTGGAAGAGGAAAGAATAGAATGAGTCGAAAAAGATAGCAGgtgaaaggaaggaaaaataagaaaaaaataaccatAGCCATAAGATGGGAATTGAAGATGTAGGGATAGAGATGgaaggagacagagggagactCAATCAATGAGTCCATCCATCGATCAGCTGATGTGCAGCAGCGAAGATGTTATCTTACAGGAATAGAGGGGAAGACAGAGGGATGGATGAAAGAATCTAGAAAGACAGAGAGCTAATTATAAAGAAAGCAGGCGAGAGAGGAAGATTAATGACATCCAAGCCATCGATTTATTAGTCAGTTGATGAAACGCAGGGTCAATATTACCACAGCTGGCCACCGTGAGTCCAGTTGGGCTGCGTTTGTGAAGAATTTGCATATATTAGACTGTTTACATGCTTGTCTACAACTGGAGATAttagagtctgtgtgtgtgtgttaaaccaTGCAACACTAATTCTCTAGGACAaagccagttttactttgcctTTCAGGCGCTAAAACACAGAGTCCAAAGAATCACAGCTATGGCTGCTACAGCTGAGTTTACTCTCCCAGCAACAGTTTCCACACCCCATGTAGATTCATGAGTTCTCATGATTCCATCTTCTGTCTCATCTTCCTATAAATTttaaagtttacatttttatttatatcacaAAACAATAAGACATGCATCACAAAAGTAATAACGGTGCAGTGAAAGGAAACAGATATGGGAAACAAACACCCATTCTTTCTTGTCACATATTACATATAATCACTATCTTTATCAGTGTGTTCTGCTTCATTTCCTTCAAGTCTTCCCaacctctccctccttctttctctcacaaacacatacactatTACATCCTGTAATGAGTGGAGTCTGTGCAttggtctgtgtctgtgtgtgttgggctgTTGAGGGTATCATTACGGTCTTCATTCTATGGCCATCTGTCTGGCCCTCACAATGAGCCTCTTTTTAGCTGGGCTACAGTTGGCCGCTGGCTGGCCAGGCTCTGGAACATTTGAATAACGTGGTTGGCTGCTTCCCCTGTTGTACCTCCCATTTCTGAGCAGTGACAGACAGggacacagacagaggaaaacacactgacagacagagacataCGGGCTGCACTGAAGCTGCTACCGCCGGCGACTTACAGCCAAGAGTCTGTAAGTTCTGCTCCTGTGATGAATGCGCTAGACTGGAGCTTGTTTCTGGGTTTGTGTATATCTGGAGGGGTGGTGTTGGGGGTTACTGCAGTTAATAGGTCAGTCTGTCTGCTTGGCTCTCTGTTTTGTGCACACTGGTTTTACTTCCAGTTCACTTCACTCTTATGTGTATCAccagtctgtctctttctccctgaTACTAAATAAGGACAGGAAGTATGGACATGGAGAAACTTTGGAATTCCAGGGATCGTAAGTCCTGCTGCCTGCACTTGGCAGCGACAGGGCAATTATGCACTATTACGAAAGCTCTCTGAGCCGACACGTCATTCAGTGGCCGGGTGGAGTGAAGCTTAAGGAGGTTTTTCACTCCCTTTTCACTTGACACTTGTCTTATTAATCCTAAATCCTGCCAGGAACCGAAGAGCACTAATGAGTTATGTTGAAAAAATTAACAGCAGTAAGTTCCACTCATGCAACAGGTCCACACAAAACAGAACCCTCTTAACACGCATGGTATTCCCCATTTTTGGCtatgtgtaaaatataatgACTCATAAGCTCAAGAATCCCAAACACATGAATCCCATGTGGAAATACTGCCTGATTATTatgtcacagcaaaaaaaaaaaaagtctaacaGCCTATTAGATTTGAGGACTTTTGTCAAGCATCAGTTTTCACAGTCCAGCTATGATCAGCTGCTGGCTGTTGATTGACTATACTTAAAGAATACAAGACCAGAAAACATTCAGCTCTACCTGGCAACCTGGCTTTTAAAGTGAAATCTACAGTGACCACTGTGTTGCTgacatctttaaaaaacacacccaGTTTAACTGCAGTTATCAAAACTCCCTGTCAGCTGATGCACATCAAATCAAACACCTCATGACTGGATCATGCCTGTTTATAAACAACTGGAGGAAAAGTCATAACGAGCTACAGTGCAACTTACTTCCACCATCCACTTCGGCAAAATTAGCTGGGTCACCGTGTTTCGGCTAAATATTGAGGTCAGACCTCGTGTGGTTATCCTCGAAGTATGTCAGCATGAAATGGAGcgtaaaacaaacagcagccgACTTCTGTCTGCATGCTTGTGTCCGTGCGGCCCCTCGGTTAAAGATCCTTTGTTCAACGCGCTGACACTCGGTGTGAATTACTAACCCAGCCGGAAAGCGACCGGTGGGGGGTAGGTTGTCCTGAATTCCGCCGATAAATCATTTTACTGTGGGTGCTATCGTTTCTCCGGACTGTGACGGCACCGTGGGAACGCGTTAACACCCAAAGCAGCCTTCCTACCTGCTGTTACCGGAGCTAGCAAACCGTCTCCCCCTCTCGGGTTTACATTAGCGCGTTAGCCTCAAGTACCTAACGTTAACGTTTCCCTACATCAGCTCTCCGCCGTTTTACTTACACGGTCGTTTCACTTGGTCACTAGTCGCACATTTCGAAACATGTGTGAACCGAGGGCCATTATCTTCTCACTGTCATTCGCATCCCCGGCTGCTTTTCCGCTGTACCATCCTCTCTGCCACCGGAGCCGGTGGGGACGATGATGATGCTGCTGCGAGCGGAGGGGCGAGACTGACCGGATCGCTATCAGTATGTTGATGTTGCTGCCAAAGAGAAAAGACCACTACGCATGCTCGGCACCAACTGTCACACTGGAGGAGTCTCACCTGATTGGTCGGTTGCCTGGTTTCGCTGGGTGGTCGTGGGATATGGAGTCCCAAACAGTTCAATCTCAAATACATGGAAACACTTTCTGAAGCCTAAAGGATTGATTCATTCAAATTTATAGCCCAGTTCTGCATTAATTTATGCAGAGTTCAGTCTGATTTTAATCCCTAAAATCAGAGGTCACAGTAATTCCAGTATCCAGTGACATTATAAGATGTgtaattatgaaataaaaagcaacatATCATCATTGATTGAGAAATTTTCCTaatgacataaaataaacagcaataaaagtgGTGAAAAAGAATCATAATAAGaagttacattttaatttattcattaataTTGTTCATTTTAGATCTCCATATAGACACAACTGCTTTTTTGTAGCTTTTTCTGAACATAAACCTAATACTTTAGGAAATGAATAACTAGTGAGAcaacttattttatttacttatttattttttttgacaaatgtaaataaattttTAATGGCACTAGGTAGCCATAAGATTCTCTTTTGCATATCAGATCTTAATCAGCAAAGTAACTATAACTATATCATGTAAATATAGTgataaaaaagtacatttaccTCTGGACCTTAGTGAACAGAAGTATAAAGCTgaacaaaatagaaataaaagtaTGACTGAGTAAATGCAAATAGTCGCATTCCTTCTCTTAAATTGGCATAACAACcaagacaaaacaacatgtgGTCAGCTTTTACACTTCATCAATAGTAACACCACATACAAACTGATATATTTACTCTAATATATTATTGGTCCTgcatatataattattataaacaGAATTAGCCTACATAAATGCCTAGTTAGTGAACTTAAGTGAACTGGAAAGGAGCATCTCTGCCAATGTCAGTCTTTCTGAATCTTTCTTTATAtcgctctctcacacagacacagacacacacacacacaaacacaaattagtTTCCattccgtttttttttttctatacatGGGGACTAGAGACTAACCCCAATCCTCACCTTAATCTTACCCTAACTTTAAACAAGTcatctctttaaaattcagtgattgaCATGGTAGGCACCTGGATTTTGTCCCCACAAAGAAGCCAAGGCATTATGTGTCATTGTGAAGATAGGTTTCTGTCTCCAGTATGTCGCAAAAACATGGTACACATGTACTtatgtctttgtgaggacactcattgatataatgacaaaatgttctCACGTTGCCAAAATATTCTCTCTGAAGGAATTATGGTGAAAATGGTCTTCACAAGGGAGTAAGTATtagtacacacacacgttcactTTCTATTGCTCATCCTGACAACAAATGCCCAAAATGCAGGCTTCACACAGGCCCGCTTCATGGGGTTTGGTCCACACTTTGGTAGAGCATGTTGATgagccatcatcatcatcatcctcctcctcttcgttGTAGCAGTTCTTCCGGATTTTGCCAAACAGCCTGAGCAAGGCGTGTTCAACCTCTTTCTTGGAAAAACCAGGGAGATCAAATTCATCATCTTGGCAATGACGACAGGACTGTCCAAAGGGCCGCATGATCACCGTCCCCCGGCCTCTCTGCAGCCGGTAACGGAACAACACCACCACCCGTGCTGAAGGCCATGTCCTGTAGCAGGAATCACAGCGAAAACTGtg of the Mastacembelus armatus chromosome 11, fMasArm1.2, whole genome shotgun sequence genome contains:
- the LOC113126367 gene encoding ankyrin repeat and IBR domain-containing protein 1-like isoform X2 yields the protein MGNTATKFRKALVSGDEALAWQLYEGNPQFRDGLDPNASYGEQYQHNTPLHYVCRHAMTRLLRSFLFSKEGNPNKRNVHNETCLHVLCQGPQILLLPEGALSPRLARPQRDEQRRADCLQMILSWTGARLEGGQYEKANVNATDNHHSTCLHYAAAAGMKSCVELLIQSEADLFVEDEDKLTPCDHAERHHHTELALSLESQMVFSSSSAQHSNTDAHGETILLQYKEPYEGLKLQDLRRLKDMLIVETADMLQAPLFTAEALLRAHDWDREKLLEAWMSDAEGCCQRSGVAMPTPPPSGFNAWDTLPSPRTPRTPRSPLTLTLTSPTDSCLTPGEEGLAMCGICFCSISVFEDPVDMSCGHEFCRSCWEGFLNVKIQEGDAHNIFCPAYECYQLVPVHVIESVVSREMDQRYLQFDIKAFVENNPAIRWCPAARCERAVRLTRPGPGDSDPNGFPLLPSPAVDCGKGHLFCWECLGEAHEPCDCQMWKNWLQKVTEMKPEELAGVSEAYEDAANCLWLLTNSKPCANCKSPIQKNEGCNHMQCAKCKYDFCWICLEEWKKHSSSTGGYYRCTRYEVIQQLEEQSKEMTVEAEKKHKSFQELDRFMHYYTRFKNHEHSYKLEQKLLKTAKEKMEQLSRAFISREGTPPDTRFIEDGVSELLKTRRVLKCSYPYGFFLQQGSTQKEIFELMQTDLEMVVEDLAQKVNRPYLRTPCRKIISAARLVQQKRQEFLASVARGVAPNDSPEPPRRNYPGGSWDWEYLGFASPEMGSRHSVLGAADQRERHSQDYADIQYRRRHRPRRRGDMLSLHNLRSSSNTPETSRRSDNTGPERSDSRRRALGSLDEDDPNVLLAIQLSLQESRRERGLEGALERGMEGRAQLEHGLERRPGAAEGLDDVALHSLNSEGPPGARGPSYPASLLDPPHPPNRTDSTSQPPTANTLPLPPPPPSLSAELLELGDSLMKLGSITTPYDLDTHTQEQLCSHHTYNPSTLTTPYTTEPAYSDRSHRQDQNALTNPYVLDHITITDPRYDDKEQSYCPSSVYLAEAEHTAPCALRTQNPTHPSSYNREHAATYDRTPKPDSSYNPCSEPSSAYTQERSAAYALERPSKPDPQPPAQLCLPSPELEPEMLLSPVIPPGGPFTPSDPQSLEALDPTASAQLLDNIMVWFNNNINPQNNPQNLALIPSPPTTETDSSPDTHTETESESQTSRGMTPVLLWQPLEGEAEANRGSASPRLGAAGVEGLKISRPRTLELENRDGSEENVDAGCVADLSLDEAHTHSCSLSQSGSNPTHTAPTTERDLDLGLQLEGDQSPEEWEEQVHLV